In the Flagellimonas sp. HMM57 genome, one interval contains:
- a CDS encoding OsmC family protein, which yields MTSKVTYTGELRTTCLHLRSENEFITDAPIDNNGLGQAFSPTDTVATGLASCMLTMMGIKARDLEVDLSGSTAEVTKHMAANPRRISKIEVKMEFPKNVSDKHRKILENTANTCPVHYSLHPNIEKVIQFNWVR from the coding sequence ATGACCTCTAAAGTTACTTACACGGGAGAATTGCGGACTACCTGTTTGCATTTGCGTTCCGAAAATGAATTTATCACGGATGCTCCTATCGACAATAACGGATTGGGACAGGCATTCTCGCCAACGGATACGGTGGCAACAGGATTGGCAAGTTGTATGTTGACGATGATGGGTATCAAAGCTAGGGATTTGGAAGTGGATTTATCCGGTTCAACTGCCGAAGTGACCAAGCATATGGCAGCAAACCCCAGAAGGATTTCCAAAATCGAAGTAAAAATGGAATTCCCTAAAAACGTTTCTGATAAGCACAGAAAAATTTTAGAAAATACAGCGAACACATGTCCCGTACATTATAGTCTTCATCCCAATATTGAAAAAGTAATTCAATTTAATTGGGTAAGATAG